In Chitinophaga oryzae, the sequence ATTGCGGTACCGCTACTGAAGCGGAATATAGAAGATACCAGTTATTTTGACTGCACGTCCGTCTACGGGTATGCTGGACCGTTATCCAGTCACGACTTTCGTGATATGTCACCGCTGCTTTTACAGCAGTTTTCGCAGGCCTTTCTTCAGTTTCTGAAAAAGAAGAAAATAGTAAGTGTGTTTACAAGGCTGCATCCGTTGATCCATCAGCACTTTCAGCCCGGGAAAACCGGCGGCTTGTATGACAACGGGAAAACGGTGGTGATAGATCTGTCCCTTTCCGTTGCGGAACGGCGGCAGCAGTACCGCAAGGCATTCCGCTCCAAAATCAATCAGCTGAGGGATAAAGGCTACAAAGTACGGCAGGGTGTCGACGAAGAAGATATCGCATCATTTGCAGCGATCTATTTGCAGAATATGCAACGGCTGGGCGCGAGCGCCAATTATCATTTCGACAAAAATTATTTTAGCCGGTTATTACAGGCCACCGGATTCCGGAGTGACATCCTGCTGGCTTCTTATGAAGGCCGTGATACCGCAGGTGTTTTCCTTACCTGTTGCAACAACATTATGCAGTTACACCTGGCAGCCACCCATGAGGACTTTATTCACGACTCCCCCATGCGGCTGCTGGTGGAAGAGGCCAGTATTTTCGGGCAGTCCAAAGGGATGCGGCATCTGCATCTCGGCGGCGGCGTAGGCGGGCAACAGGATTCGCTATTTAATTTCAAAGCCGGATTTTCTGACCAGCACCTGGACTTTAAAACATGGCGGCTGATTGCCGACACGGCCACTTATAAAGCACTGACACTGAAAAAGGCGCCCACACCGGTCATGACCGACCTGCCTTTTCCGGTTTATCGTTTTCTCTAGTTATAGTTGCTAAAAAATTTTACCATATCTTTTTTAAACCTTCATAACGTATGCATTCCAATATCACCATCGCGATTGACT encodes:
- a CDS encoding GNAT family N-acetyltransferase, with the translated sequence MPYFTVEITEKEQWNQVIHAAHTHDFYHTWYYHQLSAANSHPFIFVFEKEGHFIAVPLLKRNIEDTSYFDCTSVYGYAGPLSSHDFRDMSPLLLQQFSQAFLQFLKKKKIVSVFTRLHPLIHQHFQPGKTGGLYDNGKTVVIDLSLSVAERRQQYRKAFRSKINQLRDKGYKVRQGVDEEDIASFAAIYLQNMQRLGASANYHFDKNYFSRLLQATGFRSDILLASYEGRDTAGVFLTCCNNIMQLHLAATHEDFIHDSPMRLLVEEASIFGQSKGMRHLHLGGGVGGQQDSLFNFKAGFSDQHLDFKTWRLIADTATYKALTLKKAPTPVMTDLPFPVYRFL